The following proteins are encoded in a genomic region of Alistipes shahii WAL 8301:
- a CDS encoding bile acid:sodium symporter family protein, whose product MNTVWIVLPVLIALMFQLGIELDRQAFAGVARRPAAVVAGLLGQLALLPLIAFGVGLAFRLPPVYFLGLLLVACCPGGSSSNVFSMLAKGDVALSVTLTALSSLITLFTIPLVMGFAARFVAVHAGAAIELPVGKLLVQNIVLLFLPMLCGALFRHWRPRAARRVHELLGRVAFPALMLLAAVFFVQYASTILENLGVLGLAAGALILLAMAGGSLLARLFRLRRAVRRTIVIEVGMQNAAQAIAVATSPLIFDSGEMAVPAIVYALVMNVVLLSYLKLLPKCTDETASEGA is encoded by the coding sequence ATGAATACCGTCTGGATCGTACTGCCTGTATTGATCGCGCTGATGTTTCAGCTCGGCATCGAACTCGACCGGCAGGCCTTCGCCGGTGTGGCCCGCCGTCCGGCGGCCGTTGTCGCGGGGCTGCTGGGCCAATTGGCGCTGCTGCCGCTCATCGCCTTCGGCGTGGGGCTGGCCTTCCGCCTGCCGCCCGTCTATTTTCTGGGGCTGCTGCTCGTCGCCTGCTGTCCGGGAGGCAGTTCGTCGAACGTCTTTTCGATGCTGGCCAAGGGCGACGTGGCCCTTTCGGTGACACTGACCGCTTTGAGCAGCCTCATCACGCTCTTCACGATTCCGCTGGTGATGGGTTTCGCCGCGCGTTTCGTCGCGGTGCATGCCGGTGCGGCCATCGAACTTCCGGTCGGGAAACTGCTGGTGCAGAACATCGTCCTGCTGTTCCTGCCGATGCTCTGCGGGGCGCTTTTCAGGCATTGGCGGCCCCGGGCGGCACGGCGTGTGCACGAGCTGCTGGGACGTGTGGCCTTCCCGGCCCTGATGCTGCTGGCGGCGGTGTTCTTCGTGCAGTACGCCTCGACGATTCTGGAGAATCTTGGCGTGCTGGGTCTGGCCGCGGGTGCGCTGATCCTGCTGGCGATGGCGGGCGGATCGCTGCTGGCCCGCCTGTTCCGGCTCCGGCGGGCGGTGCGCCGCACGATCGTCATCGAGGTCGGGATGCAGAACGCTGCGCAGGCGATCGCCGTCGCCACCTCGCCGCTGATCTTCGACAGCGGTGAAATGGCCGTCCCGGCCATCGTCTACGCCCTCGTGATGAACGTGGTTCTGCTCTCGTACCTGAAACTGCTGCCGAAATGTACCGATGAAACGGCGTCGGAAGGCGCCTGA
- a CDS encoding TonB-dependent receptor, which produces MKFLKVAVLFFGLAAAFAVRAQGGTYPVSGRVIDRLSRRPVAYAAVVLAGQEQKGASTDSLGRFRIERVKPGIWRLAVSSVGYKSLTTPEYMVSAATPFIEVELEEDAAQLEAVTVRPSPFRVTAESPVSLKVIGLREIEKSPGSNRDVSRIVRSYPGVAFSPVGYRNDLIVRGGGPAENKFYMDGIEIPNINHFATQGATGGPVSIVNADLVREISFYTGAFPADRAGALSSVLDFSLRDGNAEKQTFKATLGASEVGLSGSGHIGGKTTYLFSIRQSYLQLLFKLLGLPFLPNYIDGQAKVKTRLSERDELTVLALAGFDNMRLNVDEKGEDAEYLLSYLPRIRQETFTVGASWRHYAGRHVQTVTLSHNYLNNRNLKYLRNDDSSEDNLTLRLRSVEQKTTLRAENRTYLGCWTVREGVEVNYSDYTNRTLQRLYTDRTQLSDYRTRLGIVGWGLFAGAEYASADKRFTASAGLRADGCDYSGRMARVWRQLSPRASVSYAVGPGWSVSGSAGLYCQLPPYTALGFKEEDALVNRSLDYMRVGVFSAGVDWRLRDRLIVSVEGFYRRYGDVPLSVADGIPLSCKGNDYGVVGNEKLVSSAQGRAYGVEAMARWQIPGRVNVVGSVTVFRSEYRNDRQAPWIASAWDNRFVVNVSGTYDLPRHWSFGAKLSAVGGAPYTPYDVERSSLVEAWDAQGRPYYDYSKYNAGRLDAFAQLDVRVDKVFYFRRCMLGLYIDLQNVAGGRLRQPDVLMSTGEIENPSAPASERRYRMKYLEQVSGTLLPTLGLTVEF; this is translated from the coding sequence ATGAAATTCCTGAAAGTCGCTGTTTTGTTTTTCGGCCTGGCCGCGGCGTTTGCCGTGCGGGCGCAGGGCGGGACCTATCCCGTCAGCGGGCGGGTGATCGACCGTTTGAGCCGCCGCCCCGTGGCCTATGCCGCCGTGGTGCTGGCCGGGCAGGAGCAGAAGGGAGCCTCGACCGACTCGCTGGGGAGGTTCCGCATCGAGCGCGTGAAGCCGGGCATCTGGCGGCTGGCGGTCTCGTCGGTGGGCTACAAGAGCCTCACGACGCCCGAATACATGGTCTCGGCCGCCACGCCCTTTATCGAAGTCGAGCTGGAGGAGGATGCCGCGCAGCTGGAGGCCGTGACGGTCCGTCCGTCGCCGTTCCGCGTCACGGCGGAGAGTCCCGTAAGTTTGAAGGTGATCGGCCTGCGGGAGATCGAGAAAAGCCCCGGCTCGAACCGCGACGTGTCGCGCATCGTGCGCTCGTATCCCGGCGTGGCCTTCTCGCCCGTGGGGTATCGCAACGATTTGATCGTGCGCGGTGGCGGGCCTGCGGAGAACAAGTTCTACATGGACGGGATCGAAATCCCGAACATCAACCATTTCGCCACGCAGGGGGCGACGGGCGGTCCGGTGAGCATCGTCAACGCCGACCTCGTGCGCGAAATCAGTTTTTATACGGGAGCCTTTCCCGCCGACCGGGCCGGGGCGTTGAGTTCCGTGCTGGACTTCAGTCTCCGCGACGGCAATGCCGAAAAGCAGACCTTCAAAGCGACGTTGGGCGCCTCGGAAGTGGGGTTGAGCGGCAGCGGGCACATCGGCGGCAAGACGACTTATCTGTTTTCCATCCGCCAGTCCTACCTGCAACTGCTGTTCAAACTGCTGGGGCTGCCCTTCCTGCCCAACTACATCGACGGGCAGGCGAAAGTCAAGACACGCCTTTCGGAGCGCGACGAGCTGACGGTGCTGGCCCTTGCGGGATTCGACAACATGCGTCTCAACGTCGACGAGAAGGGCGAGGACGCCGAATACCTGTTGAGCTACCTGCCCCGTATCCGGCAGGAGACCTTCACGGTGGGGGCTTCGTGGCGTCACTATGCGGGCCGCCACGTGCAGACCGTGACCTTGAGCCACAACTACCTGAACAACCGCAACCTGAAATACCTGCGCAACGATGATTCGTCGGAGGACAACCTGACGCTCCGGCTGCGCTCCGTGGAGCAGAAGACCACGCTCCGGGCCGAGAACCGCACCTATCTGGGCTGCTGGACCGTCCGCGAGGGCGTCGAGGTGAATTATTCCGACTACACGAACCGCACGCTGCAACGGCTCTATACCGACAGGACGCAGTTGTCGGACTACCGGACCCGGCTGGGAATCGTCGGCTGGGGGCTGTTCGCCGGGGCCGAATACGCCTCGGCCGACAAGCGGTTCACCGCCTCGGCGGGCCTGCGCGCCGACGGGTGCGACTACTCGGGACGTATGGCGCGGGTGTGGCGCCAGCTGTCGCCCCGGGCTTCGGTCTCCTATGCGGTAGGTCCCGGCTGGTCGGTGAGCGGCAGCGCGGGGCTTTACTGCCAGCTGCCGCCCTACACGGCGTTGGGATTCAAGGAGGAGGACGCGCTGGTCAACCGATCGCTCGATTACATGCGCGTCGGGGTCTTCAGCGCGGGCGTCGACTGGCGGCTGCGCGACCGGCTGATCGTCTCGGTCGAGGGATTTTACAGACGCTACGGCGATGTGCCGCTGTCGGTGGCGGACGGGATTCCGCTCTCGTGCAAGGGCAACGATTACGGCGTGGTGGGCAACGAGAAGCTGGTCTCCTCGGCGCAGGGGCGCGCCTACGGCGTCGAGGCGATGGCCCGCTGGCAGATTCCGGGGCGAGTGAACGTCGTGGGGTCGGTGACCGTGTTCCGCTCGGAGTACCGCAACGACCGGCAGGCCCCGTGGATCGCCTCGGCGTGGGACAACCGTTTCGTGGTCAACGTCAGCGGAACCTACGACCTGCCGCGCCACTGGAGCTTCGGTGCGAAGCTGAGCGCCGTGGGCGGTGCGCCCTACACGCCCTACGACGTGGAGCGTTCGTCGCTCGTCGAGGCGTGGGATGCGCAGGGACGGCCCTACTACGACTATTCGAAATACAACGCCGGGCGGCTCGACGCCTTCGCCCAGCTGGACGTGCGCGTCGACAAGGTGTTCTACTTCCGCCGCTGCATGCTGGGTCTCTACATCGACCTGCAAAACGTTGCGGGCGGTCGTTTGCGCCAGCCCGACGTGCTGATGTCCACGGGGGAGATCGAGAACCCCTCGGCTCCGGCTTCGGAACGGCGTTACCGCATGAAATACCTCGAACAGGTGAGCGGCACGCTGCTCCCGACGCTGGGCCTAACGGTCGAGTTTTAA
- a CDS encoding amino acid permease: MAKRKNITTTQLALMTAAAVISLRGLPMMAQEELTMFFYIFFATFLFLIPAALVGAELGSAFADRGGGVYTWVKEAFNRHLGFSAIFLQWIQNVVWYPTVLGFAAASIAYMIGVPALAQNGLYVGLFSIAMYWCATLVTLRGTSAISGITSKGFLIGTVLPGVVVIVMAVIWMAGGNEIALKEIPAGVSQIVNVDAAQHVHPRLFPHITGMSDIAFLAGILLLFAGVEVHAVHAPELAKPQTQFPRAMFLAALISFGLFTLGALAVAIITPYDQINLQSGLFTTFQIAFERYHVGWLSNVMGLLVAFGALAGVMSWISGPSRGLLWTARDGALPCFLQKTNKNGVQLNILIIQGCIVTLLSSLYIVMDDVSVAFFLLSALTVGLYLIMYMMMYAAGIRLRYTQPKLIRSYRVPGGNTGMWLIGGVGFLAVLFSFIVTFFPPSQLPVGSPATYTWLVVTGTAVFLAIPFIISFAMDKRNARRTPEA; encoded by the coding sequence ATGGCAAAACGTAAAAATATCACCACGACGCAGCTGGCGCTGATGACCGCTGCGGCCGTCATCAGCCTGCGCGGGCTCCCGATGATGGCCCAGGAGGAACTGACGATGTTCTTCTACATTTTCTTCGCGACGTTCCTCTTCCTGATTCCCGCGGCCCTCGTGGGCGCCGAACTGGGCAGCGCCTTCGCCGACCGCGGCGGCGGCGTCTACACCTGGGTCAAGGAGGCTTTCAACCGCCACCTGGGCTTCTCGGCGATCTTCCTGCAATGGATTCAGAACGTCGTCTGGTATCCCACCGTACTGGGATTCGCCGCCGCGTCGATCGCCTACATGATCGGCGTTCCGGCACTGGCGCAGAACGGGCTGTACGTCGGGTTGTTCTCGATTGCGATGTACTGGTGCGCGACGCTGGTGACCCTGCGCGGCACGTCGGCCATCTCGGGCATCACCTCGAAGGGATTTCTGATCGGCACGGTGCTCCCGGGCGTCGTCGTGATCGTGATGGCGGTCATCTGGATGGCCGGCGGCAACGAAATCGCCCTGAAGGAGATTCCGGCCGGCGTCTCGCAGATCGTCAACGTCGACGCCGCGCAGCACGTCCACCCGCGTCTCTTCCCCCACATCACGGGCATGAGCGACATCGCGTTCCTGGCGGGCATCCTGCTGCTGTTCGCCGGCGTGGAGGTGCACGCCGTGCACGCTCCGGAACTGGCCAAACCCCAGACGCAGTTCCCGCGGGCGATGTTCCTCGCTGCGCTGATCTCGTTCGGACTGTTCACGCTGGGCGCGCTGGCCGTGGCCATCATCACCCCCTACGACCAGATCAACCTCCAGTCGGGGCTGTTCACCACCTTCCAGATCGCTTTCGAACGTTACCACGTGGGATGGCTCTCGAACGTCATGGGACTGCTCGTGGCCTTCGGTGCGCTGGCGGGCGTGATGTCGTGGATTTCGGGCCCCAGCCGCGGCCTGCTGTGGACGGCCAGGGACGGCGCTCTGCCCTGCTTCCTCCAGAAGACCAACAAGAACGGCGTGCAGCTCAACATACTGATTATCCAGGGCTGCATCGTGACGCTCCTCTCGTCGCTTTACATCGTGATGGACGACGTCAGCGTGGCGTTCTTCCTGTTGAGCGCCCTGACCGTAGGACTCTACCTCATTATGTATATGATGATGTACGCCGCAGGAATCCGCCTGCGCTACACGCAGCCCAAGCTTATCCGCAGCTACCGCGTACCGGGCGGAAACACGGGCATGTGGCTGATCGGAGGCGTGGGGTTCCTCGCCGTGCTGTTCTCGTTCATCGTCACCTTCTTCCCGCCTTCGCAGCTGCCCGTGGGCAGTCCGGCGACGTACACGTGGCTGGTGGTGACCGGCACGGCGGTCTTCCTCGCGATCCCTTTCATCATCAGTTTCGCAATGGACAAACGGAACGCCCGGCGGACGCCGGAGGCTTAA
- a CDS encoding RNA polymerase sigma-70 factor, with amino-acid sequence MEDEKDILRRMSSGDSDAFRLVFLKYAPRVEAFAMKMLKNIHEAQDVSQNIFTKLWMQRRELAQVQSLNAYLFRMTRNAVLDICKHSRIRMQFENSARVDGQILCDDVTERIDTAELSRQIEAAVSKMPARRYEIYRLSRECGKNNREIAEELNISPKSVENQITKALGSIKKEIS; translated from the coding sequence ATGGAAGATGAGAAAGATATTTTACGGCGGATGAGCAGCGGGGACAGTGATGCCTTCCGGCTTGTCTTCCTGAAATACGCCCCGCGTGTGGAGGCCTTCGCCATGAAGATGCTGAAGAATATCCACGAGGCGCAGGACGTGTCGCAGAATATCTTCACCAAACTGTGGATGCAGCGCCGTGAACTGGCCCAGGTTCAGTCGCTCAACGCTTACCTGTTCCGCATGACGCGCAATGCCGTGCTGGACATCTGTAAGCACAGCCGGATCCGGATGCAGTTCGAAAACAGCGCCCGGGTCGACGGACAGATTCTTTGCGACGACGTTACGGAACGGATCGACACGGCCGAACTGTCGCGCCAGATCGAAGCCGCCGTCAGCAAGATGCCTGCCCGGAGGTATGAAATCTACCGCCTGTCGCGCGAGTGCGGCAAGAACAACCGTGAAATTGCCGAGGAGTTGAATATCAGTCCCAAAAGCGTTGAAAACCAGATTACGAAAGCGCTCGGCAGCATCAAAAAGGAAATTTCCTGA
- a CDS encoding FecR family protein: protein MTKKTKNIVSDFANNDMPAEVQEQFRCWLDEHAGGEAAEEQLLEEWNAAKLGPVNGAAYEQSFERLMQSMPAASSAAAPKKGRIARLAASWRRMAAVAAVCGVVLGLGALGARLFLKPENGVFVVTGEDSKGRFVLPDGTQVWLNYDSRLYYPESFDGNLRSVRLEGEALFNVVRDASKPFRVRTSLMEVEVLGTVFDLKCYEHLDYAELVLVSGSVKATCAGQLPVTLCPDERLVAYRNSKKIDYQAVDANNYNKWMFETQKLDEMRLDAVFVNLEHRYNVEFDIADDVGLEARLTLSLRSEPLEEILDAIALVVPIRYESSGGTIFITRR, encoded by the coding sequence ATGACTAAAAAGACCAAGAACATAGTTTCCGATTTCGCGAACAACGACATGCCCGCCGAGGTGCAGGAGCAGTTCCGCTGCTGGCTGGACGAGCATGCGGGCGGCGAGGCTGCGGAGGAACAACTGCTCGAGGAGTGGAACGCGGCGAAGCTCGGCCCGGTGAACGGCGCTGCCTATGAGCAGTCGTTCGAGCGGCTGATGCAGTCGATGCCGGCGGCTTCGTCTGCCGCGGCTCCGAAAAAGGGCCGCATTGCCCGTCTGGCTGCATCGTGGCGGCGTATGGCGGCCGTTGCAGCCGTCTGCGGGGTGGTGCTGGGACTCGGCGCCCTCGGCGCCCGCCTGTTCCTGAAACCCGAAAACGGGGTGTTTGTGGTTACGGGCGAAGACAGCAAGGGCCGCTTCGTGCTGCCCGACGGTACGCAGGTCTGGCTCAACTACGACAGCCGCCTCTACTATCCCGAGTCGTTCGACGGCAATTTGCGCTCCGTACGGCTCGAAGGCGAGGCGCTCTTCAACGTCGTGCGCGATGCTTCGAAACCGTTCCGTGTCCGGACTTCGCTGATGGAGGTCGAGGTGCTGGGGACGGTCTTCGACCTGAAATGTTACGAGCACCTGGACTATGCCGAGTTGGTACTTGTCTCCGGCTCGGTCAAAGCCACCTGTGCCGGGCAGTTGCCCGTCACGCTCTGCCCCGACGAGCGGCTGGTCGCCTATCGCAATTCGAAAAAGATCGACTACCAGGCTGTCGATGCCAATAATTACAATAAGTGGATGTTCGAAACGCAGAAACTCGATGAGATGCGTCTCGACGCCGTTTTCGTCAACCTCGAACACCGCTATAACGTCGAGTTCGACATCGCGGACGATGTCGGGCTCGAGGCGCGGCTTACGCTTTCGCTGCGCAGCGAGCCGCTCGAGGAGATTCTGGATGCCATCGCACTGGTGGTTCCGATCCGTTACGAATCCTCCGGGGGAACAATTTTCATAACACGCAGATAG
- a CDS encoding SusC/RagA family TonB-linked outer membrane protein, whose protein sequence is MKLQTSIQKRAYRARCGLRRVLPVLLALVVATAAVAVPPSSSRDGKLTLNVKNITVKELLQTIEKQSRYTFVYNISDLDPARRVSLSVTDASVEAVIAQAIPEVTATVRGTQVVLVRKAADKARPNVKITGTVRDADGVPLVGATLIVEGTTLGMSTGANGEYTLNVPANGKIVCSYLGYDSVTETVNARTRIDFQLRAAANSIEDVVVTALGITRKEKSLGYAVSKIGSDDITNNASGSWLSGMAGKVAGLNLDQSAAGPGGSVRVTLRGEGSLSYNNNTALFVVDGVPIGSGMDSNTSSGSYESDDAPIDYGNGAGDINPDDVESISVLKGPAATALYGSRAANGAIIVTTKSGRKQKGIGVTFTTSVTFDKAGYWPDFQNVYGAGDFRKTTINTGHMTNGLNPDEYSFYTVDADHSDTGKKVNAFHSRYQFGEKIQGQMRYMYASFDPATGTYTRLPYEVCDWYKGFFRTGVTYTNSLAVDASDGHGSSLRVSVKDTRNDWIVPNTGFSTQNFTLSAISKRNKYIEAGLKLSYYRKNSDNLPVGGYSNSSPLKTLLWQPVSASARDAYNEWNSGRLVDYYSGSDSSVKLINGLMDNPYFIVYECLNTQAKDRVYGNASVTGHIIPEKLSLTVRSGIDFSNDFRTQQKPQYTHAYLDGMYREQTIRNIELNNDFLLSYRDTFGDFSLNASLGGNNMLYKYHSVRLTANMLEEPNVFILQNVNGKLDVDNLRKTKSINSFYGLVSLSWRDMLFFDITGRNDWSSTLAPGYNSYFYPSVSASVLLDEVFKLRNKAKWIDMLKIRGSWANVGNDTEPYQLLGSYSNSSVFTGAYKLPGSTKNYRLKPENVESWEVGFEGHFLQNRISFDFAYYSSETTNQIINVPSDWATGASSMVINAGCVRNEGIELSARFQLVKTKNWRWNIDANWSKNWNELVELPPGVNVWQLNASNTIGSKVFIYAYPGGELGRIYGYGLETAPKGAFYYDADGHKIDCSGQHIVDASTGNPILDATNLKDLGSIYPQWKAGLTTTVSYKSLTVSASFAASYGGKAYSLTNSILSYMGKLTNSLEGRYDGLIHPGVNVSADGVYSPNNTITTDAVDYYNTVIYPRGNTESNVFDTSYLKMKELRVEYSLPKKLCSKTKVFQNVSLSFFATNLFCITNFPQFDPEVASLSGSSLYRGVETGAYPMTRSYGFSLKLGF, encoded by the coding sequence TTGAAACTTCAAACTTCCATTCAGAAACGGGCGTACCGTGCCCGTTGCGGTCTGCGGCGTGTCCTGCCGGTTTTGCTGGCGTTGGTGGTCGCTACTGCTGCCGTTGCAGTGCCTCCTTCCTCTTCGCGCGACGGTAAACTGACGCTTAACGTCAAGAATATTACGGTAAAAGAGCTGCTGCAAACCATCGAAAAGCAGAGCCGCTACACTTTCGTGTATAACATTTCGGATCTCGATCCCGCCCGCCGGGTCTCGCTCAGCGTGACCGACGCCTCCGTCGAGGCGGTCATCGCGCAGGCGATCCCCGAGGTGACGGCTACAGTGCGGGGAACACAGGTCGTGCTCGTGCGCAAGGCGGCCGACAAGGCCCGTCCCAATGTGAAAATAACCGGTACGGTGCGTGATGCCGACGGCGTGCCGCTCGTCGGTGCGACGCTGATCGTCGAGGGTACGACCCTCGGTATGAGCACCGGCGCCAACGGCGAATATACGCTGAATGTTCCGGCAAACGGCAAAATTGTCTGTTCCTATCTGGGTTACGATTCGGTGACGGAGACGGTGAACGCCCGTACGCGTATCGACTTCCAGCTCCGGGCGGCGGCCAACAGCATCGAGGACGTGGTGGTGACGGCCCTCGGTATCACCCGTAAGGAGAAGAGCCTCGGCTATGCCGTCTCGAAGATCGGCTCCGACGACATCACCAACAATGCCAGCGGCAGTTGGCTGAGCGGTATGGCCGGTAAGGTTGCCGGTCTGAATCTCGACCAGTCGGCCGCAGGACCCGGCGGATCGGTCCGTGTCACGCTGCGCGGCGAGGGCTCGCTCTCGTATAACAACAATACGGCTCTGTTCGTGGTCGACGGTGTGCCCATCGGCAGCGGTATGGATTCCAATACGTCGTCGGGTTCTTACGAATCGGACGACGCCCCGATCGACTACGGCAATGGCGCCGGTGACATCAATCCCGACGACGTGGAGTCGATCTCGGTGCTGAAAGGCCCGGCTGCAACGGCGCTTTACGGATCGCGCGCCGCCAACGGCGCCATCATCGTTACGACCAAGTCGGGCCGCAAGCAGAAGGGCATCGGGGTTACTTTTACCACCTCGGTAACCTTCGACAAGGCGGGTTACTGGCCCGATTTCCAGAATGTATACGGCGCCGGCGACTTCCGCAAAACGACCATCAATACGGGGCATATGACCAACGGCCTGAATCCCGACGAATATTCGTTCTACACGGTCGACGCCGATCATTCGGATACCGGCAAAAAAGTAAATGCATTCCATTCGCGTTACCAGTTCGGCGAGAAAATCCAGGGGCAGATGCGTTACATGTATGCCTCGTTCGATCCGGCGACGGGGACCTATACGCGGCTTCCGTACGAAGTATGCGACTGGTACAAGGGATTCTTCCGGACGGGCGTTACCTACACCAACAGTCTGGCGGTGGACGCCAGCGACGGCCATGGCTCGTCGCTGCGCGTGTCGGTCAAGGATACGCGCAACGACTGGATCGTGCCCAATACGGGTTTCAGCACCCAGAACTTCACGCTTTCGGCTATCAGCAAGCGGAACAAATACATCGAGGCCGGATTGAAACTGAGCTACTACCGCAAAAATTCGGACAACCTGCCCGTGGGGGGATACAGCAATTCGTCGCCCCTGAAAACGTTGCTCTGGCAACCTGTGAGCGCTTCGGCCCGCGATGCATACAACGAATGGAACAGCGGCCGGCTGGTCGACTACTATTCGGGCAGCGATTCTTCGGTGAAGCTGATTAACGGATTGATGGACAATCCCTATTTCATTGTTTACGAATGTCTGAATACGCAGGCCAAAGACCGTGTTTACGGCAATGCCAGCGTGACGGGGCATATTATTCCCGAGAAACTGTCGCTGACCGTGCGTTCGGGCATCGACTTCAGCAACGATTTCCGTACGCAGCAGAAACCGCAGTACACGCATGCCTACCTCGACGGAATGTACCGCGAACAAACGATCCGCAACATCGAACTCAACAACGACTTTCTGCTGAGCTACCGCGATACGTTCGGCGATTTTTCGCTCAACGCGTCGCTGGGCGGTAACAACATGCTCTATAAGTATCATTCCGTGCGGTTGACGGCCAATATGCTCGAAGAACCCAACGTGTTCATTTTGCAGAACGTCAACGGGAAACTCGATGTGGACAACCTGCGTAAAACCAAGTCGATCAATTCGTTCTACGGGTTGGTTTCGCTCAGTTGGCGCGACATGCTCTTTTTTGATATTACCGGCCGCAACGACTGGTCGAGTACGCTGGCTCCCGGTTACAACTCCTACTTTTACCCCTCGGTGAGCGCCAGCGTGCTGCTCGACGAGGTGTTCAAACTGCGCAACAAGGCCAAGTGGATCGACATGCTCAAGATTCGCGGTTCGTGGGCCAACGTGGGTAACGATACGGAGCCTTACCAGCTCCTGGGTTCCTACTCCAATTCATCGGTTTTCACCGGGGCTTACAAACTGCCCGGATCGACCAAAAACTACCGGCTCAAACCCGAAAATGTCGAGAGCTGGGAGGTCGGTTTCGAAGGCCACTTCCTGCAAAACCGCATCTCTTTCGACTTTGCTTATTACAGTTCGGAGACGACGAACCAGATCATCAACGTCCCCTCCGACTGGGCGACCGGCGCTTCGTCGATGGTCATCAACGCCGGCTGCGTGCGTAACGAGGGTATCGAACTTTCGGCGCGGTTCCAGCTCGTGAAAACCAAAAACTGGCGTTGGAATATCGATGCCAACTGGTCGAAGAACTGGAATGAACTGGTCGAGTTGCCCCCGGGCGTCAATGTCTGGCAGCTCAATGCGAGCAATACCATCGGCAGCAAAGTCTTCATCTACGCCTATCCGGGCGGAGAGTTGGGGCGTATCTACGGATACGGGCTCGAAACAGCGCCCAAAGGTGCTTTTTACTACGATGCCGACGGGCATAAGATCGACTGTTCGGGACAGCATATCGTCGATGCCTCGACCGGAAATCCCATCCTCGACGCTACCAACCTCAAGGACCTGGGCAGTATTTACCCCCAGTGGAAGGCCGGCCTGACGACGACGGTGAGTTATAAAAGCCTGACCGTTTCCGCTTCGTTCGCTGCCTCGTATGGCGGCAAAGCCTACTCGCTGACCAATTCGATCCTCTCCTACATGGGTAAGCTGACCAATTCGCTCGAGGGACGTTACGACGGCCTGATTCATCCGGGCGTCAACGTCTCCGCCGACGGCGTCTATTCGCCGAACAACACCATCACCACCGATGCGGTCGATTACTACAATACGGTCATTTATCCGCGCGGCAACACCGAATCCAATGTTTTCGACACCTCGTATTTGAAAATGAAGGAACTGCGGGTCGAATATTCGCTGCCGAAGAAACTTTGCTCCAAGACCAAGGTGTTCCAGAACGTCTCGCTGTCGTTCTTTGCCACGAACCTGTTCTGCATCACGAATTTCCCGCAGTTCGATCCGGAGGTGGCTTCGCTTTCGGGATCGTCGCTCTACCGCGGCGTCGAGACGGGCGCTTACCCGATGACCCGTTCCTACGGATTCAGTCTCAAACTCGGATTCTAA